The nucleotide sequence CGAGCCAGCCCGCCTGGCCGGAAAGCCAGTAGTGCGAATGGATGAGGTCGTAGTAGCCCGGCTCGTGGAACGCCTCGGCCCGCAGCACCCCGGCGGTGAACGCGCACAGCTGCGCGGGCAGTTCGTCGCGACCCAGCGGCTCGAACGGCCCGGCCGGGATGTGCCGGACCACCACGCCCGGCGCCAGCTCGGCGACCGGGGGCTGATCCGAGGACGTCGCCCTCGTGAACACCTCGACCTCGACGCCGCGGCGGGCCATCTCGGTGGCCGTCTGGCTCACGTAGACGTTCATGCCACCGGCGTCGCCGGTACCCGGCTGCTCCAGCGGAGAGGTGTGCAACGACAGCACCGCGACGCGCCTGGGCGCGGCGTCGAACCCGTGCAGGGGGATCGTCACCTGGTCAACACTCCCGAAGTCCTACTGATCGGCGAACCGGCGCAGTAGATCACCGAACTCGTCCGCCGCTTCGGCGAACGGCAGATGCCCCACCTCAGGTAGCCAACGCACGACAGCCCCCTGAATCTTCCCCGCCGCGTATTCCGCCGACGTCGGATCGATCACAGCATCCGCGAGACCATGGACGATAAGTGCCGGTTTGTCCAGATCGCGAAGGACGTCCTCGCTCCCGACGTCGCGCCGGAAGAGCGCGGAGCGCACCGCGGGCGGAGTGGAAAGGCACGCGCCGAGCAAGGACTGGGTGAGCGTGCCCGACACGGGGGCGGCGGTCATCCGCTCGCTGAACTGCACCAACGCGGGGATCGCGACCGCCGGATCGTCCGCCAGCACCGCCGGGATGGCCTCACGCATGGCGGGCCCGACCTTGCCGCCGGGCCGGTTCTTGCCGATTTCTGTGATGGCGCCCACAAAAACGACGCCGCCGAGCCTCGACGAGCCGTGCACGCGGAGGTAGTCGGTGATCACCAGCCCGCCGTAGGACCAGCCGACGACGATGGCGTCGTCACCGGCGAAGTCGAGGACCGAGGCGAGATCTTCGGCCCAGACCCGCGGATCGTCGTAGCCGGCGGAGGGCACCTCGGAATCGCCGTGACCGCGCAGATCCATCGCGACCAGGCGGAACCGCTCACTGAGCGCGGGATCCGCCATCTGCGGCGCCCAGGCCTTGGCGGACTGGGCCCAGCCGTGCACGAACACGATCGGACGGGTGTTCTCGGCGCCCTCGACCCACAAGCCGATGCGGGTCCCGCCGTAGCCGACTACCTCGGTCTTCATGGGCGTCAGCCTAGGAGGTTCCGGTATGCGTGGGCTCGTGAGTGGCAAGGACGGTTCTAACCGTCCTTGCCACTCACGAGGCCAAAGGGGCTACTTGATCGCCGAGAGGGCCTTCCAGGACTTCCAGTCGTAGAACCAGTCCTTGACGTCCGATTTGGTCGGGCTGCCCAGTTTCGAGCCGGTGATCTCGACCGGGTCGCCGATCATCGCCGTGTCGAAGTACTTCTTCGCGTCCGCGTCGAGCAGGTTCACGCAGCCGTGCGAGGTGTTGGCCTTGCCGATGTTCGCCGCGTTGTCCTGGTTCTCGTGGATGTACTCGCCGTTGTTCGAGATCCGGCAGGCCCACTTCTTGTTGACGTTGGTGTAGCCGTAGCGCGCGTTGTCGAACCGCGCCGTCGGCTCCTTCGTCATCACGATGAACGTGCCGTTCGGGGTGTTGCGCTGGACGTCGGAGTCGAGGCCGTTCGAGCACGGGTAGCTCGCCGATTCCGACCCGCCCCGGTAGACCTTCATCACATGGTCCGGCGTGTTGATCTTGACCACCTGGTTGCGGCCGATCTTGAACTCGGTGGTCACGTCGGCCTTGCCGTACGCGCCGCCGCCGAGCGCGACACCGTAGAGCTTCGCCTCGACGCTGACCTTGATGTTGGCGGGCCAGTACTCCTTGGGCCGCCAGTCGACCTGCGTGTCCGACAGCCAGCCCCAGGAGCCCTCGACGTCCTTGTCGGTCTTCACCTTGAGCGCCTTCTCGGCGGCCGCCTTGTCCTTGACCGGGGACGCGAACTTCACGCTGATCGGCATCGCGACGCCGACCTCGGCGTCGTCGGTCGGGTTCAGCGTGGCGCGAATCTCCTTGGCGGGCTTGACCGTGCTGAACGAGCCCTTGAACTCGGCAGGCTTGTTGTCGCTGCCGGTGGCCTTCGCGGCGTAGGTGTACGTCTTGCCGTAGCCGAGGACCTCGGTGCTGGTCCAGGTGAGCCCGTCGGGCGAAAGTTCACCCTTGACGTCCTTGCCGCCGTCCCCGGTGACCTTGACCTCGGTGAGCTTGCCGTCGGCGACCTTCACCACGACCGGCGTCACCACGGAGGCGTCCTTGGCGTCGGCGGCGGGTTCGGCGGTGATCTTCGCGAGAGGGGCGGCGTTCTGCTCTCCGGCACCACTGCCTTCCGGCTTGGCGTTGCCGCCTTCACCACTGGAGCAGGCAGCGGCCAGCATGGCCGCCCCCGCGGCGAGCGCGGCCTTGAACACCGTGCGCCGTTCGATCACGTGTACCTCCCGTTAGCTCCCCGCGAGCCCCTACCCGCTCAGCGCTGGGAACCTCTCCGACGTTACCCGCGGCGGCGGAACTCACCCCGCGCCCCTCATGGGGATAGACGCACGAAGCCGGGGTGGGGTTGTTCACCCTCCCGCAATTCGTCACCTGCTTGCGATCTTTGCGCGTGCAAGGAGACCGCAAGTAGATGACGAATTGCGGGGGTCAGAGCGCGCAGTTGATCAACAGGGGTTCCGGGTGCAGCGAAACACCGAAGCGGGCCTCGACGCCATCGCGCACTTCGCGCGCCAAAGCGAGAAGATCCTCTGTCGAGGCCTTACCGCGGTTCGTGAGCGCGAGCGTGTGCTTGGTCGACAGCGAGACCCTGCCGCCGGGCCCTTCGTGACCCTTCACGAAGCCGGCCCGCTCGATCAGCCACGCGGCGGACAGCTTCGTGCCGCCGGGCGCCGGGTACTGCGGCACGCGCACGTCCTCGCCGACGACATCCACGATCCCCGCCAGCACCTTCGCCAGCCGCGCCTCGCCGATGATCGGGTTGGTGAAGAACGAGCCCGCGCTCCACGTGTCGTGATCGTCGGCGTCCAGGACCATGCCCTTGCCGCGACGCAGGCCGAGGACGGCTTCGCGAGCTTCGGCCGCCGGGACCCGGTCACCGATCTCGACACCGAGCGTGCGAGCGAGTTCGGCGTAGCGGATCGGGGCGGACAGGCCGTCTTCGGTTACCTTGAAGCGCACGGTGAGCACGACGCCCGCGTCGGTCCCCTTCAGGATCGACGTGCGGTAGCCGAAGCCGAGCTCTTCGGCGCTCAGGGTGCGGATTTCGCGGGTAGCGCGGTCGTAGAGGTCGACCGAGACCAGGGACTCGGCCACCTCGCAGCCGTACGCGCCGACGTTCTGGATCGGTGTCGCACCGACCGATCCAGGGATCCCGGACAGGCATTCGAGCCCGCCGACGCCCTTCGCGACCAGATCCTCGACGAAACCGTCCCAGCTCTCCCCCGCCGCGACCTCGACGAGATCCCCGTCACGTTTCCAGCCGGTGGTGCCGACCTTCAGCACCGCGCCGTCGAAGCCGTCGTCGGCGACGACGAGGTTCGAACCGCCGCCGAGCAGCAGGACCGGCTCACCCGCTTCGTCGGCCTCGCGGACCGCGTCGACCAGGGCCTCCACGGTCTTCGCCTCGGCATAACGCCGTGCCGGACCGCCGAGGCGCAACGTGGTGTGGTCGGCGAGGGTGGGAGTTTCGGCTGTGCTCACGCCCGTGAACGGTACTGTCTGGCGCCATGGCCTCCCGTATCGAGCACCGATCGACGTTCTCCGCAGACCTCGCGACCACGTTCGACGCGGTCGCCGGCGAGACGGCGCTGCGGGCGAGGCTGGAGCAGATCGGCGGCGACGACGCGGAGCTGCTGGAGTACGCCCCGGCCGGGGACGGCGTGCGCTACAAGCTGCGCCAGGGCATCAGCTCGGACAAGCTCCCGTCGGCCGTGCGGACGCTGCACCGGGGCGATCTGATCGTCGAGCGTGAGCAGACCTGGAAGACCGCCGGATCCGGCTACACCGGCACCGCGACGGCGTCGGTCTCCGGCGTGCCGGGCGAGATCACCGCGAAGACGTCGCTGACCGGCGAAGGCGAGCGGACGACGCTAGTCAACAGCGGCGAGGTCAAGGTGCGGATCCCGTTCGTCGGCGGGAAGCTGGAAGGCGTGATCGCCGAGCAGGTCACCAAGCTGTTGGAACGCGAGGCCGAATTCGTCGCGAAGTGGCTGGCCGAGCGCTGAAACCGGTCGGGGCACCGACACGGGGCACGACCAACCCCAACCGGCTCCGCCGCGTCGACCGCTGGCTCGCGAGCGACCCCGGCGTGACCGGGCTGCTGCATCGCGCGGACGAACCGCTAGTGGTGGACCTCGGCTACGGCGCCTCACCGGTGACCACGGTCGAGATGGCGCGCCGGCTGCGAACGGTCCGGCGTGACGTCCGAGTGCTGGGCCTGGAGCTGGACGCCGAACGGGTCGCCGTCGCGCAAACCGCCGTCGACCGGCCGTGGCTGGACTTCCGGCGCGGCGGCTTCGAACTCGCCGGGACGCGGCCGGTGCTGGTGCGCGCGTTCAACGTGCTGCGCCAGTACGACGAAGCCGAGGTCCCGGGCGCCTGGTCGCTGATGCTGGACGCGATGGCGCCGGGCGGGCTGCTCGTCGAAGGCACCTGCGACGAGATCGGGCGGCTCAGCACCTGGGTCGCGGTCGGCTCCGCCGGGCCGCGCAGCCTGACCCTGTCGGTCCATCTCGCCAGCCTGGAACGTCCGTCCACAGTGGCCGAACGATTGCCCAAGATTCTCATCCACCGCAACGTTCCCGGCGAACGCGTCCATGAACTGCTGTCCATTTTGGACATCTGCTGGGCGACGGCGGCGCCGCACCAGAACTTCGGTGTCCGTGCCCGCTGGGCGCATACCGTCCACCTGCTCACCGCCCGGGGCTGGCCGGTGCTGAACCGGCCGTCGCGGTGGCGGCTCGGTGAACTCACCGTGCCGTGGTCGTCGGTGGCCCCGGACTAGGAATTCACCGGTCGAACCCCGCTCCGTCACCCCAAAGCGACCTGCGGTGATCACCATGGAACCGTGGAACTGCTGGAGTACGTCACCGAGCTGCTCGAGGGCACGCTCGGATCGCCCTGGCTGTGGGTGATCGTGTTCCTCGTGTCCGGGTTGGACGCGCTCCTGCCGTTCATGCCGAGCGAGACCACCGTCATCACCGTCGCCGTCCTGATCGGCACGGACTTCTCCCAGCTGGCGCTGCTCGCGCTGGTCGCCGCGCTCGGGGCCTGGCTGGGCGACTGTCTCGGCTACACCGTCGGCGCGGCCGCGGGGCCGCGAGCGCTCGCCCGCCTGCAGCGCGGTCCGGACGGCGTCCGGCGCTACGAATGGGCGAAGATCCAGGTGCGGCGCAACGCCGTCCTGCTGATCCTCGCCGCCCGCTATCTGCCAGGAGGCCGGGTCGCGAGCGGCCTCGCCAACGGCAGCCTCGGCTACCCGCCGCGCAAGTTCGTCCCGCTGGACGCCCTCGGCGCGGGCATTTGGGCGGTGTACAGCGTCCTCATCGGTCTCGTCGGCGGAGCGGCCTTCGCGGACGAACCGGAGAAGGGTCTTCTGCTGTCCTTCGCGCTCGGCCTGCTGCTCGTCGCGGCGATCGAGGTCGGGCGGCGGGTCCGCGTCCGGATACTGACCCGGCGCCGCGCGGCGGCCGAGACCAGCGACAATGGAGTCCGTGTCGAACCCTGAACGTCGCTATGTGATCTCCTTCGGCTGCCCTGACCGCACCGGCATCATCGCCCGTATCTCGGGTTTCCTCGCCGAACACGGCGGGTGGATCGTCGAAGCGGCGTACCACACGGACCCCGACACCGGCTGGTTCTTCACGCGCCAGGTCGTGCGCGCCGACTCGCTCCCGTTCGACGCCGCCGAACTGCGCACCCGCTTCGCCGACGTCGCGAAGTCGCTTTCGGCCGAGTCGAGCTGGCAGGTCAGCGACACCGGTGAGCGGCGTCGCGCCGTGATCCTCGTCTCCAAAGCCGGGCACTGCCTCTACGACCTTCTCGGCCGGGTCGCCTCGGGCGAACTGGACGTCGACGTCGCCGCCGTCATCGGCAACCACGCTTCGCTGGGCGACATCACCCGCGCTCACGGCATCCCGTTCCATCACGTCCCGTTCCCCGCCGGTGACGCCGCGGCCAAGGCGCCCGCCTTCGCCGAAGTGCGGAAACTCGTCGACGAGCACGACCCGCACGCCGTCGTTCTCGCCCGGTTCATGCAGGTCCTGCCGCCGGAACTGTGCGAAGCCTGGGCCGGGCGGGCGCTCAACATCCACCACAGCTTCCTGCCGTCGTTCGTCGGCGCGCGGCCGTATCACCAGGCCCACGCGCGCGGGGTGAAGCTCATCGGCGCGACCTGCCACTACGTCACCGCGGACCTCGACGCGGGCCCGATCGTCGACCAGGACGTCATCCGCGTCGACCACGGCGACTCCGTCGAGGACATGGTCCGCAAGGGCCGCGACATCGAGAAGGTGACGCTGGCGCGCGGGCTGCGGTGGCACCTCGAAGGCCGCGTGCTGGTGCACGGGAACCGGACTGTCGTGTTCTAGTGGTTCCTGGCGGTGCGGACGGGTCGTACTCGGCCGCGCCCGCCCGTGCCGTCAGGGAGCACCTGGGCGCGAAGACCGCGGACAGACCCACAGGACAGCGCCTAGTGGTTCACTGGTTCCATGGGGACCTCAGAGATCAAGGTGATCGAGACGCGCGAAGCGCTGCGTGAGCACCTCGGCCACCCGGCCGAGCGCACCAAGGGGAAGATCATCCCCTTCCTCGACCCGCATGCCCGCACGCTGATCGAGCACTCGCCGTTCTATCTGCTGGCGACGGCGTCGTCCGACGGGACCTGTGACGTCTCCCCGCGGGGCGACCCGGCCGGTTCGGTGAAGGTCCTCGACGACAAGACGCTGGTGCTGGCGGACCGCCCGGGCAACAAGCTGCTCGACAGCCAGACCAACATCCTCGAGAACCCGCACGCCGGGCTGCTGTTCCTGATCCCGGGGATGAACGAGACGCTGCGGATCAACGGCCGCGCGAAACTGGTCGCGGACGCGCCGTTCTTCGACGACCTCGTGGTCAAGGGAAAGCGGCCCGCACTGGCGATCATGGTCGAGGTCGAAGAGCTGTACATGCACTGCGCCAAGGCTTTCCTGCGGTCGTCGCTGTGGAAGCCGGAAACCTGGCCGGAGCGGTCCAGCCTGCCGACCGCCGGCCAGATCTTCCGCGACCAGATGAAGCTGGACATGTCGGCGGAGGCGCTGGACGCCGCGCTGACCGAAGGCGCGCTCACGACGCAGTACTGATCCGAAGGACACTTTCCTCGCATGAGATGCGGGGAAAGCGTCCTTCGCTTCAGGTCAGACGCGGACCAGCATCTTGCCGGTGTTCGCTCCGCCCAGCAGATCGAGGAAGGCCTGCGGTGCGTTGCGGATACCGTCCACAATGGTCTCCGAGTACTTGAGCTCGCCGGAGGCGACCAGCGGCGCGACCTCCTTGACGAACTGCGGCTGGAGCGCGAAGTGGTCGCCGACCAGCATGCCGCGCATGGTGAACCGCTTCGCGATGATCGACGCGAGGTTGCGCGGCGCCGCGGCCGGTTCGGTGTTGTTGTAGACCGAGATCATCCCGCAGATCGCCATCCGGCCGTGCAGGTTGATCGAGTCGATCGCGGCTTCGAGGTGCTCGCCGCCGACGTTGTCGAAGTACACGTCGATACCCTCGGGCGCCGCCGCGCGCAGCTGCTCGGCGACCGGGGCGTCCTTGTAGTTGAACGCCGCGTCGAAGCCCAGCTCGTCGGTCAGCCACTTGACCTTCTCGTCGGTGCCCGCGCTGCCGATGACCCGCTTCGCGCCCTTCAGCTTCGCCAGCTGACCGACGACGGAACCGACCGCGCCCGCCGCGCCGGACACGAAGACGGTGTCGCCCTCTTTGAACTCCGCGACGTCGAGCAGGCCGGCGTACGCGGTGAGCCCGGTCATGCCGAGGACACCGAGGTACGCGGTGATCGGCGCGGCTTCGGGGTCGACCTTCACAGCGTGCTTCGCGTCGACGACGGCGTGGGAGCGCCAGCCGAGCCCGTGCAGCACGATGTCACCCGGCTGGAAATCGTCCACGGTGGACTCGAGCACTTCACCGACGGCGCCGCCGTGCATGACCTTGCCGACCTCGTACGGTTCGGCGTAGGACTTCGCGCTGCTCATCCGGCCGCGCATGTACGGGTCCACGCTCAGCACCTGGTTGCGGACCAGGATCTGCCCCTCGCCCGGCACCGGGATCTCGACGTCGGCGATCTCGAAGTTCTCGAGCGTGGGGACGCCGTGCGGACGGGATGCGAGCCGGATCTCGGTTGCGTTCACGAGGTAACTCCAAGTCTGTTGCCCAAGCGGGGCGGTCGCCCCGTATTCACGACGGGTACAACGAACGAACCGGGGCGACCATTCCGGTTGTGGCGAGCACTACACGACCTCGGCGAGTTTGCCGAGCACTCCCTCGTAGATCCGCTTGAGCCCACCGGGCGCGAAGGTCTTTTCGAAGAAGCCGCCGATACCGCCCGCGCCGTCCCAGGTCGTCTCGATGCGGACGACGCTGC is from Amycolatopsis lurida and encodes:
- a CDS encoding UDP-N-acetylmuramate dehydrogenase, whose translation is MSTAETPTLADHTTLRLGGPARRYAEAKTVEALVDAVREADEAGEPVLLLGGGSNLVVADDGFDGAVLKVGTTGWKRDGDLVEVAAGESWDGFVEDLVAKGVGGLECLSGIPGSVGATPIQNVGAYGCEVAESLVSVDLYDRATREIRTLSAEELGFGYRTSILKGTDAGVVLTVRFKVTEDGLSAPIRYAELARTLGVEIGDRVPAAEAREAVLGLRRGKGMVLDADDHDTWSAGSFFTNPIIGEARLAKVLAGIVDVVGEDVRVPQYPAPGGTKLSAAWLIERAGFVKGHEGPGGRVSLSTKHTLALTNRGKASTEDLLALAREVRDGVEARFGVSLHPEPLLINCAL
- a CDS encoding DedA family protein, encoding MELLEYVTELLEGTLGSPWLWVIVFLVSGLDALLPFMPSETTVITVAVLIGTDFSQLALLALVAALGAWLGDCLGYTVGAAAGPRALARLQRGPDGVRRYEWAKIQVRRNAVLLILAARYLPGGRVASGLANGSLGYPPRKFVPLDALGAGIWAVYSVLIGLVGGAAFADEPEKGLLLSFALGLLLVAAIEVGRRVRVRILTRRRAAAETSDNGVRVEP
- a CDS encoding pyridoxamine 5'-phosphate oxidase family protein → MGTSEIKVIETREALREHLGHPAERTKGKIIPFLDPHARTLIEHSPFYLLATASSDGTCDVSPRGDPAGSVKVLDDKTLVLADRPGNKLLDSQTNILENPHAGLLFLIPGMNETLRINGRAKLVADAPFFDDLVVKGKRPALAIMVEVEELYMHCAKAFLRSSLWKPETWPERSSLPTAGQIFRDQMKLDMSAEALDAALTEGALTTQY
- a CDS encoding DUF2505 domain-containing protein; the protein is MASRIEHRSTFSADLATTFDAVAGETALRARLEQIGGDDAELLEYAPAGDGVRYKLRQGISSDKLPSAVRTLHRGDLIVEREQTWKTAGSGYTGTATASVSGVPGEITAKTSLTGEGERTTLVNSGEVKVRIPFVGGKLEGVIAEQVTKLLEREAEFVAKWLAER
- the purU gene encoding formyltetrahydrofolate deformylase, encoding MESVSNPERRYVISFGCPDRTGIIARISGFLAEHGGWIVEAAYHTDPDTGWFFTRQVVRADSLPFDAAELRTRFADVAKSLSAESSWQVSDTGERRRAVILVSKAGHCLYDLLGRVASGELDVDVAAVIGNHASLGDITRAHGIPFHHVPFPAGDAAAKAPAFAEVRKLVDEHDPHAVVLARFMQVLPPELCEAWAGRALNIHHSFLPSFVGARPYHQAHARGVKLIGATCHYVTADLDAGPIVDQDVIRVDHGDSVEDMVRKGRDIEKVTLARGLRWHLEGRVLVHGNRTVVF
- a CDS encoding NADP-dependent oxidoreductase, yielding MNATEIRLASRPHGVPTLENFEIADVEIPVPGEGQILVRNQVLSVDPYMRGRMSSAKSYAEPYEVGKVMHGGAVGEVLESTVDDFQPGDIVLHGLGWRSHAVVDAKHAVKVDPEAAPITAYLGVLGMTGLTAYAGLLDVAEFKEGDTVFVSGAAGAVGSVVGQLAKLKGAKRVIGSAGTDEKVKWLTDELGFDAAFNYKDAPVAEQLRAAAPEGIDVYFDNVGGEHLEAAIDSINLHGRMAICGMISVYNNTEPAAAPRNLASIIAKRFTMRGMLVGDHFALQPQFVKEVAPLVASGELKYSETIVDGIRNAPQAFLDLLGGANTGKMLVRV
- a CDS encoding L,D-transpeptidase — encoded protein: MIERRTVFKAALAAGAAMLAAACSSGEGGNAKPEGSGAGEQNAAPLAKITAEPAADAKDASVVTPVVVKVADGKLTEVKVTGDGGKDVKGELSPDGLTWTSTEVLGYGKTYTYAAKATGSDNKPAEFKGSFSTVKPAKEIRATLNPTDDAEVGVAMPISVKFASPVKDKAAAEKALKVKTDKDVEGSWGWLSDTQVDWRPKEYWPANIKVSVEAKLYGVALGGGAYGKADVTTEFKIGRNQVVKINTPDHVMKVYRGGSESASYPCSNGLDSDVQRNTPNGTFIVMTKEPTARFDNARYGYTNVNKKWACRISNNGEYIHENQDNAANIGKANTSHGCVNLLDADAKKYFDTAMIGDPVEITGSKLGSPTKSDVKDWFYDWKSWKALSAIK
- a CDS encoding alpha/beta fold hydrolase, whose protein sequence is MKTEVVGYGGTRIGLWVEGAENTRPIVFVHGWAQSAKAWAPQMADPALSERFRLVAMDLRGHGDSEVPSAGYDDPRVWAEDLASVLDFAGDDAIVVGWSYGGLVITDYLRVHGSSRLGGVVFVGAITEIGKNRPGGKVGPAMREAIPAVLADDPAVAIPALVQFSERMTAAPVSGTLTQSLLGACLSTPPAVRSALFRRDVGSEDVLRDLDKPALIVHGLADAVIDPTSAEYAAGKIQGAVVRWLPEVGHLPFAEAADEFGDLLRRFADQ